AAAGCCAAAACTTCGGTGCACGCCTTCATCCGTCAAGGATACTTTCTCCGATAGGTTCGTCTGCGAGCGATGTGCCTCGTCCGAGATGCAGATGATGTTACTGCGTTTGCTCAACAGCTCCGTATCCTCATTAAACTTATGAATGGTGGTGAGGAAAACTCCTCCCGACCGCCGTCCTCCGAGTAGCGTCCTAAGCTCTCTGCGGCTTTGGATGGAGACGACGCTATCATCACCGATGAAACTCTTGGCTCCTGCGAACAGCCCCGCTAGTTGTTGGTCGAGGTCGGTACGGTCGGTGATGAGGATAATCGTTGGGCTAGCGAGCTGCCGTGAGCGCATCAGTTGTCTTGTGAGGAAAAGCATCGTCAAACTCTTGCCACAGCCCGTAGTGCCGAAGTACGTACCCCCTTTGCCATCGCTCCCAGTGACGAAGCGTGCATGATGGAGGATATTCTGGTAGAGCTTCTCGGTAGCGAAGTACTGCGGATAGCGACAGATGATCTTCACCTCCTTCTTACCGCCCTCGGGGAAGAATATGAAGTCACGCACCACGGGGAGCAACCGCTCCTTACTGAGTAAGCCTCCGACCATCGTCTCTAAACTCGCAATGCCTTCAGCCGCTTTGTCTCCTGACTGTAGCTTAGGCCAAGCGTAGAAATATTCGTAGGGAGAGAACTGCGTGCCATACTTACTGTTCACCCCATCACTCAGCACCACAAAGGCAGCGAAGCGCATTAGCTCAGGAATGTCTCGCTGATAGCGCACTGTCACTTGGCGGTAAGCTTCACCCAGAGTAGTCTCTTTACGCACGGCACTCTTCAGCTCGATGACCACCAGCGGTAAGCCATTGACATAAATCACTGCATCGGGGCGGCGTAGCTCTGTGCCTTGCACTTCTAGCTGCGTCGTGAGGAGAAAGCTGTTGCGCTCCGTCTCGTCCCAATCAATGGGCAAGATATATAAGTCGGGCAGACTGCTATCCTCTCTTGGGAGAAAGAAGCCCTCCGTGAGCAAGTGATGTGTCGCCCGATTGCGCTCGTAGTCGCTTCCCTCAGTACTTGCGGTAAGCCTTGCCACGGCACACCCTACTTCGCTCTCGGTAATGCCCTCATCGGCATAACGACAGCGGAGGAACTGCTTCAGCTCCTCCTGCAAGACGACTTCGCGCTTATTCTTGCGCACAAGGTCGCTCCCCAACTGATGCGTATAGCCTTGTTGGGTGAAGAGCTCTGCAATGGCTGTCTCTAAGCTGGCTTCGATAAAAGGATTATAACTCATTTCCTATTGCTTTGTTTACATCTTCGACAAACCGAAACTCATCAAATAAGTCAAAATCTCCATCTGTCCCTAACTTTACCACATCATGGCACGTTCGCAATCTGGAAAGTAAAGGTGTGACAATACTCTTGCCCAAAGATATAAAATCACGCAACTCTTGATGAGTTGAAGGCAATTTGTAACCCTCTTTACTGCTAGAGATAATAACTCTTTCATCTCTTAGTCTAGCTATTATCTTTGTTCGGAAGACTTGGGTAGATATTTTTTCAAACCCCCTAAATTGCAACTGTTTTTTCAACTCTTCAGTGGGTATATAATGTCTTGGAGAAAGATTCATAAATCGAAAGAGAAGATAATCGAGCACGACTATTTGTCTTTGCACAAACTCATCAGTCGTTCCACTGTTCTTTTCTCTGAATGTTATTGCTTGCCTATAGCTTATCTCTGCTATGGTGCGATCGTAACCGCTTGTTAAGGTTCTCTCTGGCGGTGTATATGAGCTGAAATCTCTAGGATAGTTCCTAAGTAATAAAGTCTTTGCTTTAAGTATTGACTTGTAGTTGTAGCCTTCTGCCTGAGTAATCTTACTCGGTTCGTAATTAAAAGACAAAGAACCCGATATAAAATCTGCAAGTTGGATAAGAACTTGTTCCTTGCTATCTTCTATATTACGATAACCTTTTCCGAAGAGATCGGTAGCTCGAGCCTTTTTGGTCATATATTGACTAAAAGACTGCTGATAATCATTACCTCCTACTCCATCTGCAACTATGGTTAATCGTTGAAAAACAATACTAAGCTCCTCATACACGAGGTTGTTCAAGAACTTATAGAACGACTTTTTGTAATGCAAGCCTGAGTTTTCGCCAATCTTTTTCTTGTCACAAACAAAGGCATAGAACTTGTAAGGTAGGTCTTTAAGGTCATCAAGTATTCTTTTTCGACGTTGATTATTTTTACCCACCTTACTTGATTTCATCTCTCCTGTTTGGAAGTACTTAGCCCTTACCTCCTCCACCCTAGCCTCCAAAATCGGGAGCTCAGACTCTTTAACTATAACAGCACAGATGATGAAGTATTGGCTACATCCTGGTTTATCAAAGTCAAAGCCAAAAGCTCCAGACTCATCAATAAATGCATACATTCTTTCCATTGCCCTTCTTTACTTGATTTGTGTCAGCAGCACCGCCTTGAGTTTTTCTAAGCAGGCGAGCTGACGTTGGTTATTATCCATTGATTTATTGAGCGTCTTGACAAGCTCTTCATACTTCAAACAAAGAGCAAGAGGAGGTATAACTACACCAAAACCCTCTAAGCTACTTATCGTTATCTGAGCTTGTGCAGAGCCTGAGCGAAGAGATAGAGTATCAAGCTCTCTCAAATGATGATAGAGGTAGTACCGCATCCCTGCATTCCGTCCTAATAATACAGCGATTGAGAGATTTGTCAAAAAGAACGACTCAGGAGATAGAACTACTTTACCAGAGCCAGAGTCTCCTCGAGCAATAACAATGATATGCTGGTACTTGAACATTTCTTGATGCGTATAGCCAACAATACCATAGCCACTAAATACAGGAACTATTCCTTGTTTATCTACCTGTGGCATTTTACCATAGCAGAAAGCTGCCACCTCTCCCAGCGTGCCCATGCGCCAGCCTTCGGGTAAGTGGATTCTATCGATGCCCTCGACGAAGGTCTTGCGATAGAGCGCGGTGGCGGTGCGCTCCAAGAGGGCTATGTGTGACTGACACTGACGCATACGCTCCTCGATGGTGGCGAATTGCGAGACGATGCGCTCCTGCTCCGCTAGCGGGGGTACGGGAATAAGCGTAGCACAGAGCGTCTCCCAGTCAAAAACCTCTCGGGCACTGCCGTGCGAGTGGAAGCGTGCATAGCGGTCAAACTCGGGGCGCAAGAACCATAGCATGAGATACTTTGCCAACAGCCCTGCTCCTTCAATGACCTCAAAGACCGTATAAGCCTGCGACACGATGCACTCTTCTTCTTGGAAGTGAGCAAGCGCAATCTTATCTCCTCTACGAGAAGTATCAGAGATATAGACAAACTGTCCTTTTCGTACAACCTTATAGTTGGTCATATCCGTGCCGATGGTGTTGGCTACGGAGGGGATAAAGCTCTTGTTTACGCTTACACCGAGGAGGCGAGAGACCGCGCCCGAACGGTTGCGCTCATCTACCGCACGGATGAAGTTACCGAGGGGATGGTGAGGATAGTGCTTATGCATCGGCAGAGGTATTGAGGGGGAAGCCCAGTTCGGCAAAGAGCGCACTGAGTGCAGTAGTGTTCTTCGCCTCTTGCTCCATCAATGTAGAGAGTCTGCTCTGTATAGTCTGCATCTCCGAGGCAAAGTCCACAGCTTCGTCACGGCTAGCAAAAGGGATGTACTTACTAGGTACAAGCGAATAGCCCTTCGCTGCGATCTCTGCGCGTGTGGCGGAATAGCAGTATTCGGGGATATCCTCGTAAGGTTGGTCGTAGCCCTCTCGTTGCCAAGCGTGATAGGTGGAGGCAATGCTGGCGATCTGCTCAGCATTGAACTGGATATACTTCTTCTCAAAGGGTTCGCCCACCGCCCGAAGGTCAATGAATAGCGTCTCCTCACAGCGGTCACGATAGCGGATCATATGTCCGTTCTGCTCGGCAGTATGTGCTGACCGGTCACGAGCGAGTATCCACAGCGTCACACTGATGTCGGTGGAGTAGAACATATTTCTTGGGAGGAGAATAATGGCTTCCACGACGCCTTGCTGGATCAGCTCCTTGCGTATCTCCTGCTCCGTACCATCGCCCGAGAGGGCGCCATTAGCCAAGAGGAAGGCAGCCGTCCCAGAGTGCGAAAGCTTCGAGAGGATGTTGAGTATCCAGCCGTAGTTGGCATTGCTTGTGGGTGGTGTGGGGAAACCCATCCAGCGAGGGTCGTTCACCAGCTCATTCACACCACGCCACGCCTTCTGATTGAAGGGCGGATTAGCGAGGATGAAGTCGGCCTTGAGGTCGGGATGCTGGTCACGATGGAAGGTGTCGGCAGCTTGCTCCCCAAGATTACAGGTGATACCACGAATGGCGAGGTTCATCTTCGCCAGCTTGTAGGTGGTGTTAGTATATTCCTGCCCATAGACCGAGATATTGAGCTTATTCCCTTGGTGGGCTTCGATGAACTTGAGGCTCTGCACAAACATACCGCCCGAGCCACAGCAAGGGTCATAGATGCGTCCACTATACGGTTCGATAAGCTCCGTCATCAGCCGTACAATGGTCTTAGGCGTATAGAACTCACCCTTACCCTTGCCCTCAGCGATGGCAAACTTGCCGAGGAAGTATTCATAGACCCGCCCCATGAGGTCGCCATCGGCTGCTGTGAGCGTATCGACCTCGTTGATGCGGTCGAGGAGTGTGGCGAGCTTCGTGCGGTCCAATCCCAACGAAGCATAGTAGTTATTCGGCAGGGCACCACGTAGCGACTCATTCTCCTGCTCCAAGGCAGCCAGTGCCGCATCGATGTGCAAGGCCAGATCTGCTTGCTTAGCTTCCTGCATGAGCTTCGACCAGCGGGATACTTCGGGGATGTAGAAAACATTCTTGGCCGTGTAGAAGACGGCATTGTCCACGAAGGCTTCCCGACCTTCGGCAATCAGTTCTTGTCTTCGCTCCTCAAACTTGTCGTTGGCATATTTGAGGAAGATGAGACTCAGCA
The sequence above is drawn from the Tannerella serpentiformis genome and encodes:
- a CDS encoding type I restriction-modification system subunit M → MAKKVNKTLEPKPIEVSLWESANKLRGAVEPSEYKHVVLSLIFLKYANDKFEERRQELIAEGREAFVDNAVFYTAKNVFYIPEVSRWSKLMQEAKQADLALHIDAALAALEQENESLRGALPNNYYASLGLDRTKLATLLDRINEVDTLTAADGDLMGRVYEYFLGKFAIAEGKGKGEFYTPKTIVRLMTELIEPYSGRIYDPCCGSGGMFVQSLKFIEAHQGNKLNISVYGQEYTNTTYKLAKMNLAIRGITCNLGEQAADTFHRDQHPDLKADFILANPPFNQKAWRGVNELVNDPRWMGFPTPPTSNANYGWILNILSKLSHSGTAAFLLANGALSGDGTEQEIRKELIQQGVVEAIILLPRNMFYSTDISVTLWILARDRSAHTAEQNGHMIRYRDRCEETLFIDLRAVGEPFEKKYIQFNAEQIASIASTYHAWQREGYDQPYEDIPEYCYSATRAEIAAKGYSLVPSKYIPFASRDEAVDFASEMQTIQSRLSTLMEQEAKNTTALSALFAELGFPLNTSADA
- a CDS encoding DUF3800 domain-containing protein is translated as MERMYAFIDESGAFGFDFDKPGCSQYFIICAVIVKESELPILEARVEEVRAKYFQTGEMKSSKVGKNNQRRKRILDDLKDLPYKFYAFVCDKKKIGENSGLHYKKSFYKFLNNLVYEELSIVFQRLTIVADGVGGNDYQQSFSQYMTKKARATDLFGKGYRNIEDSKEQVLIQLADFISGSLSFNYEPSKITQAEGYNYKSILKAKTLLLRNYPRDFSSYTPPERTLTSGYDRTIAEISYRQAITFREKNSGTTDEFVQRQIVVLDYLLFRFMNLSPRHYIPTEELKKQLQFRGFEKISTQVFRTKIIARLRDERVIISSSKEGYKLPSTHQELRDFISLGKSIVTPLLSRLRTCHDVVKLGTDGDFDLFDEFRFVEDVNKAIGNEL
- a CDS encoding restriction endonuclease subunit S, producing MHKHYPHHPLGNFIRAVDERNRSGAVSRLLGVSVNKSFIPSVANTIGTDMTNYKVVRKGQFVYISDTSRRGDKIALAHFQEEECIVSQAYTVFEVIEGAGLLAKYLMLWFLRPEFDRYARFHSHGSAREVFDWETLCATLIPVPPLAEQERIVSQFATIEERMRQCQSHIALLERTATALYRKTFVEGIDRIHLPEGWRMGTLGEVAAFCYGKMPQVDKQGIVPVFSGYGIVGYTHQEMFKYQHIIVIARGDSGSGKVVLSPESFFLTNLSIAVLLGRNAGMRYYLYHHLRELDTLSLRSGSAQAQITISSLEGFGVVIPPLALCLKYEELVKTLNKSMDNNQRQLACLEKLKAVLLTQIK